The Triticum urartu cultivar G1812 chromosome 5, Tu2.1, whole genome shotgun sequence genome contains the following window.
ATAACAGGGCATCACAGTAACATGATACACATCATACGGCCTACACAGTACATTCAAGTATGATCACAAACAAAAATATCACAAAATGATAGTTCATAATCAGAGTAGTTTTTATTTGAAATAATCATCCAATTCAGCAAATGGAGATATTACATTGCAAAGACCAGGAAAAACCTCATGTCACAAACAGTTGGTCACAAGAAAACGTCAAAAATCATATGTGTCTCTCAAGATATTTTGGACTGGTCACCAGAAAATTGTATATCCAGATTTTTCATGAAATATACTTGCTTGATCTTATACTTATATACAAGAAAAAAAACTTTGTGAAGTAAAAAAGAAGTCCAATTTCAGACAAAAGGAAGTACTAACTTTTTCATGTCTGATCAAAGATCTGAAAATAACATCCTTAGGTCTAGAACTAGGGCAAATTACTCACTTGAGACCAAGTTTTTCAACCATGTGATGCTTGATAGCTGCACCAATCACTTGTTGGGGACTCTTTACAGATGAGATGTAGGGCAAGATATATGAACCAAGAGTCTTTTCAGCATAGCATATCCAACCTGCAAAGAGGAAGAGATTCACATATAGTGATAGAAGGTATGTAAATAACCAACTAGTAAGGGAATATCAATAGTACATAGGAAACTGCATAGTAGCGAAATTGACACATATTTCGCGTAAATGTTTTTACCTGGACATGCAGATGAAAGCACAGGAAGACTTGTTCCAACTTCTTTGTCGCTAGACAATTGACTCAGCTTATAGCGTGAAATAAATTCATTGCATGCTTCAATTAGGGCCAGATCTCGACTACTACTTGTGTCATACACTGCCTTCACGCCCATCGACTTGAACAGAGCAGTTAGTTTTCTGAAAACCTGAAGATAACAAAAATTGCATTATGTGTTTGTTATCATTATTTACAGAGTACTTATCATTCAGCTAAAGTGGAAAGACACTAATTTAGGGAAAACATTACAAAACACCCTATATGGTGACAATTTTGACTAGGTAGTGGTCAGGTGAAGCACATAGAATTACCTGTGACTGAGAAAGACCAAAGAATGCAGCTAATGATGCTCTTGACTGGGGAGACACAGATACGATGACGGTTTTGCCAGAGTTGATGCGAGTAACGAAGTCATCCAAGCTTTGCTTCTCAAGCATAACTGTCTCTGCTGATGTTATGCAACCACTATGAGATCAAAGGAAGCCGTCAGCATTATTTACATTTGGGCAGGTCACTACTTTTACAGTTGAGGCGAGGGCTACAAAATTGGTAATAACCTGCAAGCTAAACAGTCCTTGAGAGAAATCTTgaccgattcttctggaggtttTGTACTCACCACAACTTGCTTTTTTTTAATCTGTAAAATGGAAATGTCAGGAATATATGAGAATTGCATGGGGAAGGGAAATGGGTTAGGTGAGGTGCAACAAAGATGAATTTACGAAGTTCTGTTTGTGCTAATGTGAAGTCAATTTATTAGTTTAGTTGTGCAGAAATGTATCTACGACTTCGACAGTGGTTTGACCAAGTTGTCAAACTTAGCAGGTAGATCGTCCTGGAAATTGAGATAGAGAAGTAACATTTCCTTAAAGGACAGATTAATAAGTCAACACAAGTGCGGCGGCTGTTACTAAGCTCATGGGAAGTTGTAAAAACAAAGGAAATCGTAAGCACCAGGAGATAATCAAGTGAAGCACCAGGATCAATGTCCAAACACCACACAAATGGTATATTTGCCTAGCTGATGATTTTGAATAagtgatgctactaaaaattgcAATGCAACATGTTGGGAGAAACCAATGATCTCATTCAGCATCGCCGTACACTTTGCCTTCCGTTCTGTTTGCGCCTAACAGCTGATGCTGAACTTTTAATTTGGTTCAAACGAGCTTGCTATGAAGTAAAAATAAAATACCATGGCTATTTGGTGTGGAAACTCTAGACCTAATTATTCTAGTTTCCATGAAGGATACTACTGATTAGCGAGACATATGTCTGTATTAGGAAGGAGAAAAAAAGTAAAGAATAGGGGCTTCTTTCTATGCGTTGTATAATCCTACTCAATCCCCTTCAGGCTGGAAGGGATTTGAACTGGAATTCCAATTCCCCCAATCGATTCCTAATCCTAAGATAACCAAACAGCATGAGAGAAAGCTCAACCCTTCTCACCGTTCCTCATCCTTTCTACTCTTACTATCAATACTGCGAGGATAAATGGCGCATCACCGCCCGAAAGCAAAAATATATACATAATGCGCGAACTCAGACTGCGGTGCTCTGCAGCTGCAGGGGGGTGGCGCGGGGCAGCAACGAAGAGCAGGGCGGGCAAAAGCTCCCGCCCCAGAACCAAATACTAGGGCAAAGGACACAGAAAAAGAAACAATTTGGGGAGAAGGGGCGGCAGGGCAGGACAGGGTACcgggaggcggctggcggcggagTTCTTGTTGAGGGAGACGATGCAGTCCTGCGAGGGGGCGATGAAGTCGTTGAGGTCCGACGCCTGCAGCGCCGGCGAGAACCTGCTGGAAGACATCGCCGGCCGGCGACGGATGCTTGGAGGAGGATCTCTTCTTGGCCTCCTGTTGTGGAATGAGGCCGAGCCGAGCCGAGCGAGCAGTCGTCAATGTCAATCCGTGCTCTTCTTCTTGGTGGCCTCTGCGTGCTGCTTTGATGGACCGGGCCGCCGACTATACCCCCGTGGGCCTGGCCTTCACTGGTGGGCCCTCCTCGTTCCGCCTATTTGTTGTACAGCTTTGTTTCGACAAAATCAAAAGGGGGCATTTTGCAAATGACGAGGCGTATCCTGCAGTGAAATCGGCAGCAAGAGTGGAGCGCGATCTGGGGCGGGGAGAGCTGGGATGGCGCCGGTGGTGCTTGACGGCGGTGAGCTGTTGTGGGGCTGATCCTAGGGCGACATCGGCGGTGCTTGGTGGCGGCGGACGGGGCTGATCTGGGTGTCGTTGGTGCTTGGTGGTGCCGAACAGGGAGACGACGAGCTGACTGGCGGCGGGGGAGAAGGGGGGGAATAGGGGGCGTCCGACGTGGCACTCAGTCGCCGGAGAGGGTGAGGGAGGTGGCGGCAGGGGTCGCGGGAGAGGAGACGAGAGGAGAGATGGGCGGTGCTCGACAGATTTGGGGGACGAAGCTAACCCTAGCACTTACAGGGTCACGTGGGTTGGGCTCAGATTTTTTGTGTGGGTCAAACTCGTGCATGTTGTCCTGCGAACGTCTCTTTGTGGACTACGAGCCCATGAGccttttctcaaaaaaaaagagCAACGAGCCTATGAGCCATGGGTGAGAGATAttctcaaaaaacaaaaacaaaaaaatgagccATGGGCGAGCACAGTTGGGGAGAGCACGAATAACTACGGAAAGATAAACTCTGAACATCAGGTTTTAAAGGATCCCTGCCGAACGCATTGACTATCGTCGGATTAGCCGCACAGATCTTGATGCGTCCTGGTGTACCACGTGAGATAGCCTAGGCGCTCGGTGTTATTCCACCCCGTTGCGAACGATCCTGGCTCTCTTCTCCCCACCAGCCTGACCTTATCCCATCTCCTTCCACACTCACTTCCACCCCCACCGCCCACCTTCCCGTGCGAGATTCTTCTCCGTCGGCGCCGTGTTCACCCACCCGCACTCCACCCTGCAGAGCTACTTGTGCCTCGCGTCTCCAGCATCTCCCTGCCGGTGGTCATGGCTAATCAACGCCCAACCTCTTCTTTGACATACGTGGCTACCCCTTCTTCCCCCGTTTGAGGAGTGCGTCCGCGACGGCCGCTCGTGGAGGGCATGTGGAGCCGAGCTCACGCGCCACGGCTACGGTGGAGGCTACCGGCGAGGTTGGGCTTCGAGGAATAGGGGAGGAGGCAGAGGAAGGCGCTGCGTTATGCTTTGACCAAAGCCCGCAGCCCACGGATTCCAGCGGGAGCACGGGCGTGGGGAGCTCGCGGTGACGGCGGTAGATAGCAGGGTGGTGGTCGATGCCATGGCGGTGTGGACGGAGGGTgttggaaatatgtcctagaggcagtactaaagttgttattattatatttccttgttcttgATAAGTGTTTATTCTCCATGGTATAATTGTATTAATCaaaaactcaaatacatgtgtggatacataaacaagcattgtgtccctagtgagcctctactagactagctcgttgattaaagatggttaaggtttcctaaccatatacatgagttgtcatttatTAATGAGaacacatcattaggagaatgaggTGATGGACATACTCAATCAAAAGCTTAGCATCTGATCGTGTCACTTAGTTTATTTGCTACGGCTTTCTCAATGTCAAGTGTCTATTCCTTAGATCATGAGATCATGCCACTCCCTAATATCGGAAGAATGCTTTATGGGTATCAAACGTCACTTCGTAACTGGATGATCATAAATGTGCTCTTCCGCTGTCTTAGAAGATACTAGTTGGGTTTGCATGGACCAAGACtgagatttgtcactccatgCGACAGAgatatctctaggccctcttggtaatacaaCATCCTAAGTAGCTTGCAAGAATGTGAAAAATGTGTTTAGTCACGGGGATATTGtattgcggaacgagtaaagaggactttccggtaacgagattgaattaggtatggcgataccgacgatcgaatcttgggcaagtgaTATATCGCTAGACAAatggaattgtatacggggttatCTGAATCCTTGACtgttgaaaatatgccctagaggcaataatattgtattattatgtttccatattcataattaagtgtttatatttcatgctataaccgttatgatcctggaatatgcgattcagtgaaaaactcatatgcacgtgtgaaAAACTCATATTCAGTGAAAAACAATAGTCCTAAAACAACACTGAGATTATAACGTTGGAAGAACGATCGTATTGAATCGACCCAAACTTGTTTGTTATGAGTTCAGATAATATCGTCTGTAATCAATTGTAATAACACAGAGTGTTAACATGTGATTTTgctccttagaccatgagagttcgtagtcacttcttaccgtacggtggactttggggttgctcaaacgtcaCATGTATGATCATTACAATAGTGATAACCATATTGactaaaacaaaaaataaaaacatattgggttgcctcccaacaagcacttttcgttaatgccttttagctagttAGGATACAATGATCATGTTTTTCATCATTCATTTCCCATTCATGTTCCTTACTTTCTATAGCAAGTTTCCTAGTAGACAAACATAAATAATAGAAAGGACTATATTTAGTGATTTTAACATCCATGAACTCAAATCTCGTGGGGGTGGTTCATCTACTAGAAATCCCTCATATATAATGGTTATTTCGTCTTCTATGGGGTTCCTAGTGGTATGCCTAAATAGATTGTCTATGAATCCAGCATTCACTCCCCTAACAATCCATTCAAATTTATTATTAGTGTGCTCAAAGAAATTTCTAACCAACACTGAGGGTGGAACTCTTTTCGTAGCATTATCACCAAATCCCAAGTAATCATTAGATTTCATTCTTCTCGTGGCATcttaatgacccacaagtataggggatcacaacagtctTCGAGGGTAGTATTTCACCCAAATTTATTTATTCGACACAAGGAGAGACAAAGAATATGTATAATccttagcagttgagttgtcaattcaaccacaccagAGAAGTCACTTTGTTGCAGCAATTTattagtagcaaaataatatggAAGCAGTagtagcaatagtaacagtagcagtagcagtagcagttttgtagcaagtgtagcCGCAATAGTAATAGTAACTTGAGCAAAGACAATATAGTAAAAGCGTAGGCATGGACTGGCAATGGATATTTGGATGACATTCATTATGTAACAGTCACAACCTAAAGCAATACATAATAGCTCGAATTCATCAATCAtatataggcatgtattccgtatgtagtcatacgtgcttgcggtaagaacttgcatgacatcttttgtcctaccctccccaTGATAGCGgagtcctaatggaaactaagggtaAATAAGGCGCTGAttttaatagagaatcggaacaaagcattagcaaatagtgaatacatgaactcctcaaattacAATGGGGTCTACGGATCAAAATAATAATATGTACATATAATTTgcagataggatcaagaactcaaatatattcataaaaacataataggttcagatctgaaatcatggcactcgggccccaGTAACAACcgttaagcatagcaaagtcatagcaagatcaacctcaaaacatagtggatactagggatcaagccatAACAAATTGACTCGATTACATGACGAATCTCATCCATATCCATCTACCTCCAGTatgcctatgatggaattactcactcccaaCGGTAAGCATCACAAGGTTGTTGATGACGACGGCGAcaaattcccctctccggagctccaaatggactccagatcaagcctcccgatgaagaacaggaggtggcgatggctctgtatcgtaaaacacgatgaaactTTCTCCCTGATTTTGTTATGCTTTGTTAAtaaatgaaaattattttactgggcgcaaaagtttctattttttagcaagatcaaatcaacaaTGTTCCAaactatcccaaaggtcttacttggcacaaacactaaacTAAAACATGAAAACACATCTAACCAAAGGCTAGATGATAAATTTATTCAAAAACAGGAACACAAAAtcaataataaaaataaaattgggttgcctcccagcaagcgctattgtttaacgccccttgtcggtgtcaaaaccggcggatctcgggtagggggtcccaaactgtgcgtctaaggtcgatggtaatggaagacaggggacacaatgttttacccaggtttgggccctctttatggaggtaataccctacgtcctgcttgattgatcttgatgaatatgagtattacaagagttgatctaccacgagatcgtaatggctaaaccctagaggtctagcttgtgtAGTTATCATAATGTCTCTctccctccggactaagtcctctggtatatatagacaccgggaggatctagggttacacaaggtcggttacaaagaaaggaatctacatatttagtcatcaatcttgccttccacaccaaggagagtctcatccggacatgggtgtagtcttcggtcttcgtatcttcacagcccatcagtctgacccatggctaacaggccggacgctcgaggaccccttagtccaggactccctcagtagcccctaacctggcttcaatgacaaggtatacGATGCGTAGCCTATCTTCGGCATTGAAAGGTCCTTCTTCCAAACTCCAAAATAGACTTCGGATGTATCGACGTGTCCAGACCATTTTTCGTCTGTCGCTCCATGTTTCGAGATGCGGTTTCCATTGgtacgtcttgtcaaagcagagatcgtgtccccttattacgggattctcatcaatacaggcgtgggtaacccaaccgtgccgtttacacagCCTTCAGGAGTAGGCGaattttaaggcgagtggggaggcgtccaatatttactgcctttataaggagataagaatcccttttcttcacccacgccttctctcttccttcgcccttccattcttgagctccagcgcccaagttctcatcttctccgtctcgagcaagcactcaaccatgtccggatccggaggtcaaggcaagtggatggcctcctccatccAGGAGGAGGACATCGCCGAGCTTCAGGCGGTCGGGTACCTGGCGAAGGGAATCGCCCACCGCCTTCCGGCCCAGGGACAAATCATTCCCACGCcgaagcccaatgagagggtagtattcatccctcatttcctccgcgggttagggtttccactccaccccttcatCCACAGTCGgatgttctactacgggatagactaccatgatctatccccgaactccctcctcaacatctcagcgttcgtcatcgtgtgtgaagccttcccccgcatccagccccacttcgggctgtggctcaaggtctttaatgtgaagccgaaggcggtggatggccagcacgcggagtgcggaggcgccatggtgagaaAGTTGGCCAATGTCTCCTGGCCGAAAGGCACTTTCGTGGAGACTGTAAAAGAATGACAGAAACATTGGTTCTATATCACAGAACCCCGCGGCACCACCTGGACCACAACTGCCGAATTCAACTCTagcgctcccatgcgactcacctcctgggtcgagaagggCCCGAACTGGTGTTCGCCAAACGAGCTGACAACATTGCAAATgcgcattcaaagcatggtggatagAGATATCAAACTCTTCGatataatccaggtgatgctagttcgtcggattcttccatgccaaagccgaagccgccccctatgggagttcaatccgaagaagcaccataccctgaagaggctcttcgaaaccacTCACAAAGATGCTTGGAGGTTGCTTTTTAAGGGCAACGAAACACCGCCAGCCACAGATTTGGACCGCGGGCATGACATCAACCACCTCGCCAACGAGGTATATCATTCTTACTGCATCccttacttgcttgtttcaaggatgatgtCTAAGCTTTTATCGTCATTGATTCttcaggactggatggagagggcgaagcggatccaaCGTCCGGCcccgctgcctgaagaaccagtcatcccatGTTTAGCGAAGATGCTAGTACCGGTGCCCTACAAggcgccagagaagaaggccacagggaaggccaagggggtctgGAGTGGCCGCCGCCGCAAGGGTGCTTCAGACGCAACGTCCGAAGACAAAGACTCCCTCCTCCGCCGttgaagacgacgacgatgaggaggaggagggaaAAAACCCTTCCCTTGatgaggggaagaa
Protein-coding sequences here:
- the LOC125510548 gene encoding protein NAR1-like, coding for MSSSRFSPALQASDLNDFIAPSQDCIVSLNKNSAASRLPIKKKQVVVSTKPPEESVKISLKDCLACSGCITSAETVMLEKQSLDDFVTRINSGKTVIVSVSPQSRASLAAFFGLSQSQVFRKLTALFKSMGVKAVYDTSSSRDLALIEACNEFISRYKLSQLSSDKEVGTSLPVLSSACPGWICYAEKTLGSYILPYISSVKSPQQVIGAAIKHHMVEKLGLKPYDVYHVTVMPCYDKKLEAVRGDFVFSVEEKEVTEVDSVLTTGEVLDLIQSKSVDFKTMEESPLDRLLTNVDDGGHLYGVSGGSGGYAETIFRYAARALFNREIEGPLDFKILRNSDFREVTLEVEGRPVLKFALCYGFRNLQNIVRKVKMGKCEYQFIEVMACPSGCLNGGGQIKPAKGQSPKDLIQQLEGVYMQDVSVSNPFDNPIAKRLYDDWLVQPGSDNAKRYLHTQYHPVVKSVTSQLQNW